The Brachionichthys hirsutus isolate HB-005 unplaced genomic scaffold, CSIRO-AGI_Bhir_v1 contig_769, whole genome shotgun sequence genome has a window encoding:
- the LOC137912651 gene encoding mRNA decay activator protein ZFP36-like, translating into MSKMLDDIFTKNFVNLTLDDASFLPQSQLKVPGQSRLDRSASFFSPPSPPSPPVSSSLSTEHVNYDDNGSLLWSSNIWSQGPVSKAKQLPFRPDRSMSLTECSSNLLSSLKSLEAFSSGPSTTVAPPPGFPPSSTLPPQIQPMVSANRYKTELCRGYQETGSCKYGSKCQFAHGEAELRGLYRHPKYKTEPCRTFYNFGYCPYGSRCHFIHEDKISGGPLQSSKFQDQQLSNPPATRHQLRQSVSFAGFLGSSRGSPPPPFPSSFNDPNMGFSRAASVSPPPADLLSPVFGDSLNREAATFQFGSNQTRASTGDIHSIPLIVEPKASRCVCGHGNNFTGSNARAFTSIDDERHQQDNKPFPGPGAHGGFMKPAGLQRFSSEDSLEDSYSSSSSSSSSNSSGGSSGTESPTFDGSASKRLTVFERLSLSD; encoded by the exons ATGTCCAAAATGCTCGACGATATCTTCACGAAG AACTTTGTGAACTTGACCCTGGATGATGCCTCGTTCCTGCCACAGTCTCAGCTCAAAGTCCCAGGTCAGAGTCGGCTGGACCGGTCGgcctccttcttctctcctccctcccctccctcccctcccgtcTCCTCAAGCCTGAGCACAGAACATGTCAATTATGATGACAATGGCAGCCTTTTGTGGTCATCCAATATCTGGAGCCAGGGCCCAGTATCTAAAGCCAAACAGCTACCCTTCAGGCCCGACCGCTCCATGAGCCTGACGGAGTGCAGCAGCaacctgctctcctctctgaaGAGCCTGGAGGCTTTTTCCTCAGGCCCTTCTACCACTGTGGCTCCACCACCGGGCTTCCCACCCTCATCTACCCTCCCACCCCAGATCCAACCAATGGTGTCTGCTAATCGTTACAAGACTGAATTGTGCCGCGGTTACCAGGAGACCGGCAGCTGCAAGTATGGTAGCAAGTGCCAGTTTGCCCATGGCGAGGCCGAGCTGCGAGGGCTGTACCGCCACCCCAAGTACAAGACTGAGCCCTGCAGAACCTTCTACAACTTTGGCTACTGCCCATACGGCTCGAGATGCCACTTCATCCATGAGGACAAGATCAGTGGAGGCCCGTTGCAGTCTAGCAAATTCCAAGATCAGCAGCTATCCAATCCTCCAGCAACTCGTCACCAGCTCCGACAGAGTGTCAGCTTCGCTGGGTTCCTCGGCTCCTCACGCGGTTCACCTCCACCACCATTCCCTTCATCCTTCAACGATCCAAACATGGGGTTCAGCCGTGCGgcctctgtttctcctccccctGCCGATCTCCTCTCTCCAGTGTTTGGTGACTCCCTGAATCGGGAAGCAGCAACATTCCAGTTTGGCAGCAATCAGACCCGCGCCAGCACTGGAGACATCCACAGCATTCCCCTCATTGTAGAGCCGAAGGCTTCACGCTGTGTGTGCGGCCATGGGAATAACTTTACGGGCAGCAACGCCAGAGCCTTCACCAGCATCGACGATGAGCGCCACCAGCAGGACAACAAGCCGTTTCCTGGTCCCGGTGCCCACGGAGGGTTCATGAAGCCCGCCGGACTCCAGAGGTTCTCCTCCGAGGACTCCCTGGAGGAcagctacagcagcagcagcagcagcagcagcagcaacagcagcggaGGCTCCAGTGGAACCGAGTCGCCAACGTTCGATGGATCGGCCAGCAAGAGGCTGACTGTGTTCGAGCGCCTGTCCCTGTCTGACTAA